A genomic segment from Brienomyrus brachyistius isolate T26 chromosome 9, BBRACH_0.4, whole genome shotgun sequence encodes:
- the LOC125749344 gene encoding uncharacterized protein LOC125749344 isoform X1 produces MLNVFGNGSGLHKGGGGYVGKAQGWEFVPHSQLGGEKCRDGSCGPPKALSDSLVGGDQGERLDRLGAAAKAERDPVSWPELQRQHSMLKKKVDDLKKQHEQDKEEWMREKELLLRQVAEIQGGENKRILLDLKSVLENVRQEVKQEEARRRELQVLYAKDRCAWEAERADLHSRIAQLEARGSGPGTDQGVRDGQQRREREEQRRLLSDTHSAAMALRCHLECSERGWARHRAEVLERFDAERREWELQLRDMQHKVEELCNEVKSHRDRTGMRSSPLRLSLQSNTTGSSVLSDPVSRNGSSDHPDSRCDPITCHEDGYVAAADRHSNTEWDAEIEEILQGCLRHKFEPNSPRRRAASSPTPRARPTLSSHAPLTPQVCSNPSPSTRPPLSTFSPIKSQPISSPSPIVIQPISNSSSIVHQPISNSSSCRQAFSSSSSSHQPLNSPSSNIQQNFKSLSSSHQTSSSPASSKHQAFSRPSPSNQAYCSPSSSFHQAFNSPSPSHQAFSSPSSNIQQAFTSPSPSTQLANGSSSHTTPQSLPRSVCSKKVFGPPCENDKTKNITALNAALKEIAKVSEELCSYQDEIKKKSERRSDIESFSFLQDFEKEEDVKNQARNGDTDYTQSPWCDFQLLEEQNWISWEGTARDLQSRPPQKKVEAPPVPLRTSSWSSQHSTAPERDLPEYHTEYKQTCGVGTDKTSSSPSVLRKFGVMLQENEGKTLTDSGVVTNLVPADSKCNISCCHSRWSWDGSRFGSRKASSYAPIMTCVSEAPKEKAPVSGQNGGLRPHWDRLQPVAQDSLKVTPEPPSYSDPRMRNETLELKAAEFNRIVFQAGTGREFMEGRLPPEHLLRQPDNQTKGSFAKDPSQTQVKRNIQSMGDQMQCLKGQENLSAFSPFISNKAQRTKPGGSTQKPGEAGLGTTSCLARDAATRARSRVLNEQPWQPGTLAAYPRPADSRSNYRAIEKIVKSYHGDGGSEKYQPRRPCPGKEEDLTGLLDMLELEQLCGRNGGLSHIQLQPTATFRGTTSAPSETKNSPLSVRKSFSRPARPQNQRPPSRWASRSPSASADHPTPSPTSFSNKQALSLSCQTETIIL; encoded by the exons ATGTTGAATGTTTTTGGGAATGGGTCTGGGTTGCACAAGGGCGGGGGAGGGTATGTGGGCAAAGCGCAGGGCTGGGAGTTTGTGCCGCACTCCCAGCTGGGGGGTGAAAAGTGCAGGGACGGCAGCTGCGGCCCGCCTAAGGCGCTGTCGGATTCCTTGGTCGGGGGAGACCAGGGGGAGCGTTTAGACCGACTGGGGGCAGCAGCCAAGGCTGAGAGAGACCCGGTGTCTTGGCCGGAGCTCCAGAGGCAGCACTCCATGCTCAAAAAGAAAGTGGACGACCTAAAGAAGCAGCACGAACAGGACAAGGAGGAGTGGATGAGGGAGAAGGAGCTGCTTTTGAGACAAGTTGCCGAAATACAA GGAGGGGAGAACAAACGGATTCTGCTGGATCTGAAGTCGGTCCTGGAGAACGTTCGGCaggaggtgaagcaggaggAGGCGCGAAGGAGGGAGCTACAGGTGCTGTACGCCAAGGACCGGTGCGCCTGGGAGGCGGAGAGAGCCGACCTGCACAGCCGCATCGCACAG CTGGAGGCGAGAGGGAGCGGGCCTGGCACTGATCAGGGGGTCCGGGACGGACAACAGAGGCGGGAGCGTGAGGAGCAGCGTCGGCTGCTGTCAGACACGCACTCCGCCGCCATGGCACTGCGGTGCCACCTGGAGTGTAGCGAGCGGGGCTGGGCGCGGCACAGGGCCGAGGTGCTGGAGCGCTTCGACGCCGAGCGGCGTGAGTGGGAGCTGCAACTGAGGGACATGCAGCACAAGGTGGAAGAG CTGTGCAATGAGGTCAAATCCCACCGGGACCGGACCGGGATGCGGAGTAGTCCCCTGAGACTGAGCTTACAGTCTAACACCACTGGGTCCAGCGTCCTCAGCGATCCGGTGTCTCGCAACGGCTCCAGCGACCACCCAGACAGCCGCTGTGATCCCATCACCTGTCACGAGGACGGCTATGTCGCCGCCGCCGATCGGCACAGCAATACTGAATGGGATGCAGAAATCGAGGAGATTTTGCAGGGCTGCCTCCGTCACAAATTTGAGCCCAACTCTCCCAGGCGCCGGGCCGCGAGCAGTCCCACCCCCAGGGCACGCCCTACTTTAAGTAGCCATGCTCCCCTGACCCCCCAGGTCTGCAGTAACCCCTCTCCCAGCACACGCCCACCGCTCAGTACCTTCTCCCCCATTAAGAGTCAACCTATCAGTAGCCCCTCCCCCATTGTGATCCAGCCCATCAGTAACTCCTCCTCTATTGTGCACCAGCCCATCAGTAACTCCTCCTCCTGCCGTCAGGCTTTCAGTAgctcttcttcctcacatcagCCCCTCAATAGCCCTTCCTCTAATATACAGCAGAACTTCAAGAGCCTTTCCTCCTCACATCAGACTTCCAGTAGCCCTGCCTCCAGTAAACATCAGGCCTTCAGTCGTCCTTCTCCGTCAAATCAGGCCTACTGTAGTCCCTCCTCCAGTTTTCATCAAGCCTTCAATAGCCCCTCCCCCTCACATCAGGCCTTCAGTAGCCCTTCCTCAAATATACAGCAGGCCTTCACTAGCCCCTCCCCCAGTACACAGCTGGCCAATGGTAGCTCCTCCCATACTACACCCCAGTCCCTTCCCAGATCCGTCTGCAGCAAAAAGGTCTTTGGTCCACCCTGTGAAAATGATAAAACGAAGAACATCACTGCTCTTAATGCT GCCCTCAAGGAAATCGCCAAAGTAAGCGAGGAGCTGTGCAGCTACCAGGATGAGATCAAGAAGAAGTCTGAAAGAAGAAG TGATATAGAGTCATTTTCCTTCCTGCAAGACTTTGAGAAAGAGGAAGATGTGAAGAACCAGGCAAGGAATGGGGATACCGACTACACCCAGAGTCCCTGGTGTGACTTCCAGCTCCTCGAGGAACAAAACTGGATCAGCTGGGAAGGCACTGCCCGGGATCTGCAATCCAGGCCTCCACAAAAGAAGGTGGAGGCTCCACCCGTCCCTCTTCGCACTTCTTCTTGGTCCTCACAACACTCCACAGCCCCAGAGCGCGACCTTCCTGAATATCACACAGAGTACAAGCAGACCTGTGGCGTCGGCACAGACAAGACGTCCAGCAGCCCTTCTGTGCTCAGAAAGTTTGGAGTGATGTTACAGGAGAACGAGGGAAAGACCCTCACTGACTCTGGCGTGGTTACAAATCTAGTGCCTGCAGACTCCAAGTGCAATATTAGCTGTTGCCATAGTCGGTGGTCATGGGATGGCAGTAGGTTTGGAAGCAGAAAAGCATCGTCATACGCACCCATCATGACGTGCGTTTCAGAGGCTCCCAAAGAGAAAGCCCCAGTTTCAGGACAAAATGGGGGTTTGAGGCCACACTGGGATCGGCTCCAGCCTGTGGCCCAGGACTCGCTCAAGGTCACTCCTGAACCTCCGTCCTACTCTGACCCCCGAATGAGGAATGAGACTCTGGAGCTCAAGGCTGCTGAGTTTAACCGCATTGTGTTCCAGGCAGGGACTGGCCGTGAGTTCATGGAGGGCAGACTACCTCCTGAACATCTGCTGCGGCAGCCTGACAACCAAACTAAGGGCTCTTTCGCCAAGGACCCTTCACAGACCCAGGTTAAACGCAATATTCAAAGCATGGGTGACCAAATGCAGTGCCTCAAGGGCCAGGAGAACCTCTCTGCCTTCAGCCCGTTCATTTCGAATAAGGCGCAGAGGACAAAGCCTGGGGGTTCTACTCAGAAGCCTGGTGAAGCTGGATTAGGGACGACCAGCTGCCTGGCCCGGGACGCTGCCACTCGGGCTCGTTCCCGGGTTCTGAACGAGCAGCCTTGGCAGCCCGGGACTCTTGCGGCTTACCCTCGGCCCGCGGACTCCAGGTCAAACTACAGAGCGATCGAGAAAATTGTAAAAAGCTACCATGGTGATGGTGGATCTGAGAAGTATCAGCCTCGCAGGCCCTGTCCAGGGAAGGAGGAGGACCTAACCGGTCTTCTGGACATGCTGGAGCTCGAGCAGCTATGCGGTCGCAATGGGGGGCTGTCACATATACAGCTTCAACCTACAGCCACCTTCAGAGGCACAACCAGTGCACCATCG GAGACAAAAAACTCCCCACTGTCCGTTAGGAAGAGCTTCTCTCGGCCAGCCCGTCCCCAGAACCAACGACCGCCATCCCGGTGGGCCAGCCGCTCCCCCTCCGCATCTGCCGACCATCCaactccctcccccacctccttcTCTAACAAGCAGGCTCTGTCCCTCTCCTGCCAAACCGAGACGATCATTCTGTGA
- the LOC125749344 gene encoding uncharacterized protein KIAA0408-like isoform X2, translating into MALRCHLECSERGWARHRAEVLERFDAERREWELQLRDMQHKVEELCNEVKSHRDRTGMRSSPLRLSLQSNTTGSSVLSDPVSRNGSSDHPDSRCDPITCHEDGYVAAADRHSNTEWDAEIEEILQGCLRHKFEPNSPRRRAASSPTPRARPTLSSHAPLTPQVCSNPSPSTRPPLSTFSPIKSQPISSPSPIVIQPISNSSSIVHQPISNSSSCRQAFSSSSSSHQPLNSPSSNIQQNFKSLSSSHQTSSSPASSKHQAFSRPSPSNQAYCSPSSSFHQAFNSPSPSHQAFSSPSSNIQQAFTSPSPSTQLANGSSSHTTPQSLPRSVCSKKVFGPPCENDKTKNITALNAALKEIAKVSEELCSYQDEIKKKSERRSDIESFSFLQDFEKEEDVKNQARNGDTDYTQSPWCDFQLLEEQNWISWEGTARDLQSRPPQKKVEAPPVPLRTSSWSSQHSTAPERDLPEYHTEYKQTCGVGTDKTSSSPSVLRKFGVMLQENEGKTLTDSGVVTNLVPADSKCNISCCHSRWSWDGSRFGSRKASSYAPIMTCVSEAPKEKAPVSGQNGGLRPHWDRLQPVAQDSLKVTPEPPSYSDPRMRNETLELKAAEFNRIVFQAGTGREFMEGRLPPEHLLRQPDNQTKGSFAKDPSQTQVKRNIQSMGDQMQCLKGQENLSAFSPFISNKAQRTKPGGSTQKPGEAGLGTTSCLARDAATRARSRVLNEQPWQPGTLAAYPRPADSRSNYRAIEKIVKSYHGDGGSEKYQPRRPCPGKEEDLTGLLDMLELEQLCGRNGGLSHIQLQPTATFRGTTSAPSETKNSPLSVRKSFSRPARPQNQRPPSRWASRSPSASADHPTPSPTSFSNKQALSLSCQTETIIL; encoded by the exons ATGGCACTGCGGTGCCACCTGGAGTGTAGCGAGCGGGGCTGGGCGCGGCACAGGGCCGAGGTGCTGGAGCGCTTCGACGCCGAGCGGCGTGAGTGGGAGCTGCAACTGAGGGACATGCAGCACAAGGTGGAAGAG CTGTGCAATGAGGTCAAATCCCACCGGGACCGGACCGGGATGCGGAGTAGTCCCCTGAGACTGAGCTTACAGTCTAACACCACTGGGTCCAGCGTCCTCAGCGATCCGGTGTCTCGCAACGGCTCCAGCGACCACCCAGACAGCCGCTGTGATCCCATCACCTGTCACGAGGACGGCTATGTCGCCGCCGCCGATCGGCACAGCAATACTGAATGGGATGCAGAAATCGAGGAGATTTTGCAGGGCTGCCTCCGTCACAAATTTGAGCCCAACTCTCCCAGGCGCCGGGCCGCGAGCAGTCCCACCCCCAGGGCACGCCCTACTTTAAGTAGCCATGCTCCCCTGACCCCCCAGGTCTGCAGTAACCCCTCTCCCAGCACACGCCCACCGCTCAGTACCTTCTCCCCCATTAAGAGTCAACCTATCAGTAGCCCCTCCCCCATTGTGATCCAGCCCATCAGTAACTCCTCCTCTATTGTGCACCAGCCCATCAGTAACTCCTCCTCCTGCCGTCAGGCTTTCAGTAgctcttcttcctcacatcagCCCCTCAATAGCCCTTCCTCTAATATACAGCAGAACTTCAAGAGCCTTTCCTCCTCACATCAGACTTCCAGTAGCCCTGCCTCCAGTAAACATCAGGCCTTCAGTCGTCCTTCTCCGTCAAATCAGGCCTACTGTAGTCCCTCCTCCAGTTTTCATCAAGCCTTCAATAGCCCCTCCCCCTCACATCAGGCCTTCAGTAGCCCTTCCTCAAATATACAGCAGGCCTTCACTAGCCCCTCCCCCAGTACACAGCTGGCCAATGGTAGCTCCTCCCATACTACACCCCAGTCCCTTCCCAGATCCGTCTGCAGCAAAAAGGTCTTTGGTCCACCCTGTGAAAATGATAAAACGAAGAACATCACTGCTCTTAATGCT GCCCTCAAGGAAATCGCCAAAGTAAGCGAGGAGCTGTGCAGCTACCAGGATGAGATCAAGAAGAAGTCTGAAAGAAGAAG TGATATAGAGTCATTTTCCTTCCTGCAAGACTTTGAGAAAGAGGAAGATGTGAAGAACCAGGCAAGGAATGGGGATACCGACTACACCCAGAGTCCCTGGTGTGACTTCCAGCTCCTCGAGGAACAAAACTGGATCAGCTGGGAAGGCACTGCCCGGGATCTGCAATCCAGGCCTCCACAAAAGAAGGTGGAGGCTCCACCCGTCCCTCTTCGCACTTCTTCTTGGTCCTCACAACACTCCACAGCCCCAGAGCGCGACCTTCCTGAATATCACACAGAGTACAAGCAGACCTGTGGCGTCGGCACAGACAAGACGTCCAGCAGCCCTTCTGTGCTCAGAAAGTTTGGAGTGATGTTACAGGAGAACGAGGGAAAGACCCTCACTGACTCTGGCGTGGTTACAAATCTAGTGCCTGCAGACTCCAAGTGCAATATTAGCTGTTGCCATAGTCGGTGGTCATGGGATGGCAGTAGGTTTGGAAGCAGAAAAGCATCGTCATACGCACCCATCATGACGTGCGTTTCAGAGGCTCCCAAAGAGAAAGCCCCAGTTTCAGGACAAAATGGGGGTTTGAGGCCACACTGGGATCGGCTCCAGCCTGTGGCCCAGGACTCGCTCAAGGTCACTCCTGAACCTCCGTCCTACTCTGACCCCCGAATGAGGAATGAGACTCTGGAGCTCAAGGCTGCTGAGTTTAACCGCATTGTGTTCCAGGCAGGGACTGGCCGTGAGTTCATGGAGGGCAGACTACCTCCTGAACATCTGCTGCGGCAGCCTGACAACCAAACTAAGGGCTCTTTCGCCAAGGACCCTTCACAGACCCAGGTTAAACGCAATATTCAAAGCATGGGTGACCAAATGCAGTGCCTCAAGGGCCAGGAGAACCTCTCTGCCTTCAGCCCGTTCATTTCGAATAAGGCGCAGAGGACAAAGCCTGGGGGTTCTACTCAGAAGCCTGGTGAAGCTGGATTAGGGACGACCAGCTGCCTGGCCCGGGACGCTGCCACTCGGGCTCGTTCCCGGGTTCTGAACGAGCAGCCTTGGCAGCCCGGGACTCTTGCGGCTTACCCTCGGCCCGCGGACTCCAGGTCAAACTACAGAGCGATCGAGAAAATTGTAAAAAGCTACCATGGTGATGGTGGATCTGAGAAGTATCAGCCTCGCAGGCCCTGTCCAGGGAAGGAGGAGGACCTAACCGGTCTTCTGGACATGCTGGAGCTCGAGCAGCTATGCGGTCGCAATGGGGGGCTGTCACATATACAGCTTCAACCTACAGCCACCTTCAGAGGCACAACCAGTGCACCATCG GAGACAAAAAACTCCCCACTGTCCGTTAGGAAGAGCTTCTCTCGGCCAGCCCGTCCCCAGAACCAACGACCGCCATCCCGGTGGGCCAGCCGCTCCCCCTCCGCATCTGCCGACCATCCaactccctcccccacctccttcTCTAACAAGCAGGCTCTGTCCCTCTCCTGCCAAACCGAGACGATCATTCTGTGA
- the echdc1 gene encoding ethylmalonyl-CoA decarboxylase — MFSVRLLRISHNALGKPHYRGMAVYSSELWDEIRGKLSMFPGGSVNLVKQESGIAVLTVNNPDRMNAFSGTMMLELQDRVSQLENWKDGKGLIVHGAGGTFCSGSDLNAVRAISNPQDGMKMCMFMQDTLIRLLRLPLISVALVEGRALGGGAELTTACDFRLMTPSSEIQFVHKHMGLVPGWGGAARLVRIVGSQAALKLLAAALKVDSALAEKIGLSDGVVSAGAGTALAEAEHWLSDFSRGPAPVIQAIKKVALSGRELPLEDALRKEKEVFGTVWGGSANLEALARKSKHK; from the exons ATGTTCTCTGTGCGGCTCCTCAGGatctcccacaatgcactgggaAAGCCACACTACCGAGGCATGGCTGTGTACAGCAGTGAACTCTGGGATGAGATCAGGGGGAAGCTTAGCATGTTCCCAGGTGGGTCGGTCAACCTGGTCAAGCAGGAGTCGGGGATCGCGGTGCTCACGGTCAACAACCCGGACCGCATGAACGCATTTTCAG GCACCATGATGCTGGAGTTGCAGGACCGGGTATCCCAGCTGGAGAACTGGAAGGACGGGAAAGGACTCATCGTCCACGGGGCGGGCGGGACATTCTGTTCCGGATCAGACCTGAACGCAGTCCGAGCCATATCGAATCCCCAG GATGGGATGAAGATGTGTATGTTCATGCAGGACACACTGATCAGACTGCTGAG GCTGCCCCTCATCTCTGTTGCCCTTGTGGAGGGGAgagcactggggggaggggcagagctGACCACCGCCTGTGACTTTAG GTTGATGACTCCTTCCAGTGAGATCCAGTTTGTCCACAAGCATATGGGTTTGGTTCCTGGATGGGGAGGCGCAGCCAGGCTCGTGCGGATAGTGGGCAGCCAGGCAGCTCTGAAATTACTGGCTGCCGCACTGAAAGTAGACTCCGCCCTTGCAGAGAAGATCGGCCTGTCTGATGGGGTTGTGTCCGCAGGGGCGGGGACAGCCTTGGCGGAGGCAGAGCATTGGTTGAGTGACTTTAGCAGAGGTCCCGCGCCTGTGATCCAGGCCATTAAGAAGGTGGCGCTATCTGGGCGAGAGCTCCCCCTGGAGGACGCACTGAGAAAAGAGAAGGAGGTGTTCGGAACTGTGTGGGGAGGAAGTGCTAACCTGGAGGCCTTGGCCCGGAAGTCCAAGCACAAGTGA
- the LOC125748499 gene encoding E3 ubiquitin-protein ligase RNF146-like isoform X2 codes for MAGCSEVDLTMNTLPSGQKGGNEGASWQSKRCALCRQEVPEDFLERPTLLSPEELKNVGQGHGEHAWYYEGRNGWWQYDERSSRELEDAYTKGKKSTEMLIAGFLYVADLENMVQYRRNEHGRRRRMKRDAADIPKKGVAGLRLDAEGTRESSADGADTTGLHGATIMAGSVPLRPPTALGGQPEDSPISWLDTGPSLESSFAQLQISDPGELERVRSAEGEGDEDTTSPSRGPDRPDTEDEDEEVQEEGVRARQRLMLMANLERRHVRRSQAERPPPGGESANGSENSRRPDGQCTVTEV; via the exons ATGGCTGGCTGCAGTGAAGTTGACCTCACCATGAACACGCTCCCCTCAGGCCAGAAAGGTGGCAACGAG GGTGCCTCCTGGCAGAGCAAGCGGTGCGCCCTCTGCAGGCaggaggtccccgaggacttCCTGGAGCGGCCGACGCTCCTGTCGCCGGAGGAGCTGAAGAACGTGGGCCAGGGCCACGGCGAGCACGCCTGGTACTACGAGGGCCGCAACGGCTGGTGGCAGTATGATGAGCGCAGCAGCCGCGAGCTGGAGGACGCGTACACCAAGGGCAAGAAGAGCACAGAGATGCTGATCGCTGGCTTCCTGTACGTCGCTGACCTGGAGAACATGGTGCAGTACCGCCGTAATGAGCATGGGCGGCGCCGCAGGATGAAACGTGATGCCGCCGACATCCCCAAGAAGGGTGTGGCCGGGTTGCGGCTGGACGCCGAGGGCACGCGCGAGAGCTCCGCCGACGGAGCAGACACGACGGGCCTTCATGGTGCCACCATCATGGCTGGATCTGTACCCCTAAGACCCCCCACCGCCCTTGGGGGTCAGCCTGAGGATTCCCCCATATCCTGGCTTGACACAGGCCCCTCGCTGGAGAGCTCTTTTGCCCAGCTTCAGATCTCCGACCCGGGGGAACTAGAGCGAGTCAGGAGtgcagagggggagggggatgaGGACACAACCTCCCCGTCCCGAGGGCCGGATCGCCCGGACACCGAGGATGAAGATGAggaggtgcaggaggaaggcgTGCGGGCCAGACAGAGACTGATGCTGATGGCAAACTTGGAGAGAAGGCATGTGAGGAGGAGCCAAGCAGAGAGGCCACCCCCTGGCGGTGAGTCTGCCAATGGCAGTGAGAACTCAAGAAGACCTGATGGCCAGTGTACAGTGACTGaggtctaa
- the LOC125748499 gene encoding E3 ubiquitin-protein ligase RNF146-like isoform X1, with protein sequence MAGCSEVDLTMNTLPSGQKGGNEVCSGAPILPVPECAICLQTCIHPVRLPCKHIFCFLCVKGASWQSKRCALCRQEVPEDFLERPTLLSPEELKNVGQGHGEHAWYYEGRNGWWQYDERSSRELEDAYTKGKKSTEMLIAGFLYVADLENMVQYRRNEHGRRRRMKRDAADIPKKGVAGLRLDAEGTRESSADGADTTGLHGATIMAGSVPLRPPTALGGQPEDSPISWLDTGPSLESSFAQLQISDPGELERVRSAEGEGDEDTTSPSRGPDRPDTEDEDEEVQEEGVRARQRLMLMANLERRHVRRSQAERPPPGGESANGSENSRRPDGQCTVTEV encoded by the coding sequence ATGGCTGGCTGCAGTGAAGTTGACCTCACCATGAACACGCTCCCCTCAGGCCAGAAAGGTGGCAACGAGGTGTGCTCAGGTGCCCCCATCCTGCCTGTCCCTGAGTGCGCCATCTGCCTGCAGACCTGCATCCATCCGGTGCGGCTGCCCTGTAAGCACATCTTCTGCTTCCTGTGCGTCAAGGGTGCCTCCTGGCAGAGCAAGCGGTGCGCCCTCTGCAGGCaggaggtccccgaggacttCCTGGAGCGGCCGACGCTCCTGTCGCCGGAGGAGCTGAAGAACGTGGGCCAGGGCCACGGCGAGCACGCCTGGTACTACGAGGGCCGCAACGGCTGGTGGCAGTATGATGAGCGCAGCAGCCGCGAGCTGGAGGACGCGTACACCAAGGGCAAGAAGAGCACAGAGATGCTGATCGCTGGCTTCCTGTACGTCGCTGACCTGGAGAACATGGTGCAGTACCGCCGTAATGAGCATGGGCGGCGCCGCAGGATGAAACGTGATGCCGCCGACATCCCCAAGAAGGGTGTGGCCGGGTTGCGGCTGGACGCCGAGGGCACGCGCGAGAGCTCCGCCGACGGAGCAGACACGACGGGCCTTCATGGTGCCACCATCATGGCTGGATCTGTACCCCTAAGACCCCCCACCGCCCTTGGGGGTCAGCCTGAGGATTCCCCCATATCCTGGCTTGACACAGGCCCCTCGCTGGAGAGCTCTTTTGCCCAGCTTCAGATCTCCGACCCGGGGGAACTAGAGCGAGTCAGGAGtgcagagggggagggggatgaGGACACAACCTCCCCGTCCCGAGGGCCGGATCGCCCGGACACCGAGGATGAAGATGAggaggtgcaggaggaaggcgTGCGGGCCAGACAGAGACTGATGCTGATGGCAAACTTGGAGAGAAGGCATGTGAGGAGGAGCCAAGCAGAGAGGCCACCCCCTGGCGGTGAGTCTGCCAATGGCAGTGAGAACTCAAGAAGACCTGATGGCCAGTGTACAGTGACTGaggtctaa